A stretch of DNA from Noviherbaspirillum sedimenti:
CTGAAAATCATTAGCTTGCAGAAACATGGCATGCCGAGTATCTTCCAGCATTATTTCCCGCCCTAGCTTTCCCTTCCGGTTTCATGTCGATCGCTTCCCTGCTGCTGCCAGACTTCACGCTGATTTTTCTGGGCTTTATCCTGTTCCGCGCCACCAACTGGGGCCAGGCTTTCTGGAGCGGCGCGGAAAAACTGGTCTATTACATCCTGTTCCCGGCGCTGCTGTTTTACTCAACCACACGCGCGCCGCTGGAATTTGCCAGCACCGGCAAGCTGCTGCAGACGGCGATGCTGACCCTGGCCGGCGGCATCGCGCTGGGCTGGCTGGCCAAGCCGCTGTTCCGCCCCGGACCGATGCTGTTCGAATCCGGCGTGCAAACTGCCTTTCGTTTCAATTCGTATATTGCACTCGCATTGGCGTCGCGCCTGGCCGGCGACCAGGGCGTCGGCCTGATGGCGCTGATCATCGGTTTTGCCGTGCCGACCGCCAACATGGCAGCGGTCCATGCGCTCACCCGCAAGGACGGCGGCCTGCTGCGCGAAATGGTAAAAAACCCGCTGCTGATGTCGACCCTGTGCGGTGTGCTGTTCAACCTGGCCGGCTTGCAGGTGCCGGAAGTGCTGGGAGCCAGCCTGTCACGGCTGGGCAATGCCTCGATCGCGCTCGGGCTGATCCTGGTCGGCGCCGGCTTGCGCCTGTCCGGACTGCACGAAGCCAAGGGCATGGCCATCTGGCTTACCGCCGTCAAGCTACTGGCGATGCCGGCAATTGCCTTTGTCATCGGCCGCTGGCTGGAACTGCCGCACCTGCAGTTGCAGATCGCCGTTATGTTCGCCGCCTTGCCCACTGCGTCCAGCGCCTATGTGCTGGCGGCGCGCATGGGCGGCAACGGTCCGTTCGTCGCTTTCCTGATTTCTGCCGGCACAGTCTTGTCAGCCCTTACCCTGCCGCTGTGGCTGGCACTGGCGGACTGAAACGTCGCGTATGGCTGTAGAGCTTACTGGTCACGATAAAGTTGAATGATCGCCGACAGGTCCTTTTCTCCCCAACCGCGGGCAATCAGCATCTGATAAAGTTGTTGCGAAGCCGCGCCCAGCATCACCGGCTGTTTGACTTCACGCGCGGCATCCACCGCCAGATTGATATCTTTTAGCATTATTTCAGCCGTGCCACCGGGCGCATAGCCATGCGATGCCGGGGCATTGGGCGACACGCCGGGCCATGGATTCATCGTATCCGAACTGAAGCAGCGACCGGATGAAGTGTTGATGGCGCTTGCCAGGACCTTCGGATCGACCCCAAGCCTGGCACCCAGGGCCATGACTTCGCTGGTGCCCGTCATGGAAATCGCCAGCAGCAGATTGTTGCAAATCTTGACCACCTGTCCGCTGCCGGGGCCGCCGCAATGAATGATGTTTTTACCCATGTGCTTCAGCACTGGCTCGATGCGCGCAAACAAGTCGGCCTCCGCGCCCACCATGAACGTGAGGGTGCCGGCCTGGGCGCCCAGGGTGCCGCCGGATATCGGCGCATCCACCATTTGCCGGCCATTGGCCGCCGCCGCGCTGACCAACTCGCGCGCGGTCTGCGGATCGATCGTGCTGCAATCAACCAGCACAGTATCCTTCCCGGCGCCGGCCAGGATGCCATCCTCTGCCAGGTAAACCTGCTTCACATGCCGCGGCGAAGGCAAGGTAGTCAACACCAGCCCGGATTGCGCGGCCACGTCTTTTGCCGAGCCGGCAGCAACCGCGCCCCCGGCGACAGCCGCTGCGACCGCTGCTGGATTGATATCGAACACAATCACGGCCAGGCCGGCCTTCAGCAGGTTCGCCACCATGGGGGCGCCCATGTTTCCCAAACCGATAAAACCGACTCGCATGGATTTTTAATTTTTCCGGTTATTGATTGAAACGGTCACGGCTGAGGTGGCAATCAGGTCCATCAGGATATTTCTGGCCCGCTCTTCCGCATAGTCATTCCGGGCAGCGCCAGCGACCAGCGCGGCCTCCGATGAACCGCTGATGATTGCATCAAGCTGGTCGATATGCATATCGCAAATCTTGGCCAGACTGGGGTAACGGTCCTGATGAAAATACAAAAACCTCCGTGCCAATGTTTGCAGCATTGCATAGAATTCAGCAGCATAGCTATTGCGCGAGGCTTGTCCCAACACCCTTGTCAGGTCAAAATGCACACGCATGTACTTGCGCATGTCCTTGCGGGCTTTCAGATTCTCGAATTCTGCAATCAACTTCGACATCTCGGCGCGCTCCTGCTCGGTCGCACATAGCGTAGCCTGCGGAATAATCAGTCTCTCAATCTCGCGACGGCACTGGATAATGTGCAGCTGGCCCTGGTAATCGATTTCAGAAATAAAGATGCCCTGTCTGGGCGCGATGTGCACCAGCCGCTGGAACGCCAGCTTTTGAAGCGCATCGCGGGTCGGCGTGCGGCCGATACCGATCCGTTCCCCCAGCACGCTCTCAGACCATTGGCTGCCAGCCGGCAGTTCGCCGGTGACGATCATCTCTTCAAGGGCAACGTATGCTTTTTCGGTCTGGCTGACCGCCTCACGATCGAACAATTTTCCCGATGTGTTCACTCTGATACCTTTATCCTGATGCCGTCATTCCGCGACGGCGATACTTTTTTGAAGCTCCCGCTTTAATACTTTTCCAGTGCTGTTTTTAGGAAATTCAGGAACGAAAACGTAACGTTTCGGCCGCTTGAAACGGGCAATGCTCTGAATGCACAGCCCGTCCAGCTCCGCCGCGCTCACCGTGGCACCCTGATGGCAGACCACGAATGCGACAACCGCTTCGCCCCATTCCGGATCAGGCGCACCGACCACAGAAACTTCCGCGACCGCCTCGTGTGTCAGCAGCGCTTCCTCGACTTCACGCGGATAGATATTGGTGCCTCCGCTAATGATAACGTCTTTCGAGCGATCCTTGAGATGCAACAGGCCCCGATCGTCCAGCAAGCCGATGTCGCCGGTGCGCAGCGCACCGTCCACCACAGTTTGCCTGGTTGCGTCCGGGTTATTCCAGTAGCCCGCCATCACGGTCGCCCCCCGGACGATCACTTCGCCGGTCACGCCGGCCGCAACCGGCTGGTTGTCGCTATCCACAATCGTCACATGGATCGCGGTCTGCACAAAACCCACCGATGCCAGCATGGCCGTGTCATTCTCGGCGACAGCGCTGGCAAGTTGCTCCGCCGGCAAGGCGGAGATGGTCATCGGACTTTCACCCTGGCCATACATTTGAGCAATGCGCGGACCAAAGCATTGCACGGCACTTTTAATGTCTTCGACGTAAAACGGCGCCCCGCCGACCAGCATTGCACGCAATCCTGGCCAGCTCACCGGGTGGTGATGGGCATGCTGCACCAGCCGCTGCACGATGGTCGGCGCCGCAAACAGACTGACCTTGTCGTAATGCCGGAACAGCCGGAACAGTTCGGCTTCATCCAGCCCGCCGGAGTCCGGCACCACCTGCAACGCGCCTTTGATGAAATAGGGGATGCTGTAAATGCCGCTGCCGTGCGACATCGGCGCGACATGCACCAGCACGTCGTCGCTGGCGACAGGCTGCACGTCGGAATAGAAGTGCATGGCCGCGCAAACCATGTTCGCATGCGAAAGCATGACGCCCTTGGGCCGGCCAGTCGTCCCGCTGGTGTAGAACAGCCACGCCAGGTCGCTGTCACTGTCGCTGACAGGCTCGAGAGGCGGATTGTTCATCGCCGAGCGGTACGCCTCGGATGCCACATCGACCAATTGCAAGCCATCGACCTGCGCCGCCACCGGCTGCAGCGACAGCAGCAGCTCGCCTTGCGACAAACAGGCGCGCGCACCGGAATCTCGCAGCATGTAATCGATTTCATTGGCGTGCAGCTTGCTGTTGACCGGTACGAGACACAACCCGGCATGCCAACCGGCCAGCATCAATTCCATGTACTCAGGACAGTTTTTCATCGCCAGCATGACACGGTCTCCCGCATGCAATCCCAGCGTATGGCGCAGCCAGTATGCCAGCGACCGCACCCGCCGGTTCAGCTCCGAGTAAGTCAGGGCCGGATTTACGCCTCGGGCCAGCGCCGGACGCTGCGGATACTGTTGCACACTGCGTTGAAAGAGATGGCTCAGATTCATGGTTGCCTCGTGATGGGTCTGCTGATAATCAGTATTTAGTTCATTGCCTGCCAAGGATGATGATCGAGGTCGATGCTTCTTCGACGCCGCGGAAGCCGCCGCCGTTTTCCGCGATTGCAAAGCGGGCATTCTCGACCTGGCGCGCGCCGGCTTCGCCGCGCAGCTGCGTCACCATTTCATAGACTTGCGCCAAACCGGTGGCGCCGACCGGATGGCCGCGCGACAGCAAACCGCCAGAAACGTTGATCGGAATTTTTCCGCCGAGCGTGGTGGCGCCAGATTCGGCCATTGGCCCGCCTTCGCCGAAAGCGCAAAAGCCGAGCGCTTCGGTCTGCTGAATCTCGGCGAACGCGGTGGCATCGTGCACTTCCGCCAGCGACATGTCGGCCGGGCCGACGCCGGCGATTTCATACGCCTGCAGCGCCGCCAGATGGCACAGATGGCGCTCGTACTGATCGGCGGGGCGATCGGTGGCGCTGCGCAAGACGCTGGCGCACAGGCGCACCGCGCGGCTTTTCTGCAATTTCTTCAGGCCCGCTTCGTTGCAGATGATGGCTGCCGCGGCGCCGTCGCCGATTGGCGCGCACATCGGCAAGGTCAGCGGCCAGGACACGGCGCGCGCCGCCAGCACTTCGTCGATGGTCAGCGGATACTGGAACTGGGCCAGCGGATTGCGCGTCGAATGCACGTGGTTTTTCGCCGCCACGGCGGCAATCTGGCGCTGGGTGGTGCCAAATGTCTGCATATGCAGTCGTGCCAGGCTGGCATAGATATCCATGAATACGCTGCGCTTGCCCGGCTCGACATAATCTTCCGGCGGCTTGACGCCGGGAGCCAGATCCATCAAGGCTTGCATTTGCTGGCTGGCCTGATGCACGTCCCAGGCGCCATCGAATACCGCAAAGCTTTTTTCCTTGTCGGTCGAAAACAGCTTGTCGACGCCCACTGCCAGGCAAATGTCGCCTGCGCCCGCGGCCACAAACATCTGGGCCGCATTGAGAGCCGTACTGGAACTGGCGCAGGCATTTTCGACATTCACCACCGGAATGCCGGTAATGCCCGCCGCCGCCAGCGCCACCTGCCCTGCCACCATGTACTGGCCTTCGATCGGCCCCTGGCCGGCGGTGGCGAAGTAAGCGCCTTGCAGCATACCGGCGTCGCATCCGGCATCCGTCAAGGCTGCACCCACCGCCTCGCGCACAAGGTCCTTGACGCTGGTTTCCAGTTGCTTGCCGAAGGGCGTGATGCCGACGCCGACGATGTATGTACGGTTAGTGCTCATGATTCACTCCTGTGGTAATGATCGATTCAACAGTTTCACGTTGCGCTTCAAGTTCGGCTGCGGTGCCCGACCAGGCCACTGCGCCATGGTCCAGCACGTACTGCCGGTGCGCCAGGCGCATCGGCACTTTGAGATTTTGCTCGACCAGCACGATGCCGGTGCCCTGCTGGTGCACCAGGGTAAAGATCTCGATCAGGTGGTTGACGATCAGCGGCGCCAGTCCCTCGGTCGGCTCGTCCAGCAAGAGAATTTTCGGGTTGCCGAGCAAGGCGCGCGCGATCGACAGCATCTGCTGTTCGCCGCCGGACAACTGGTCGCCGCCGAAGCCGATACGCTCCTGCAGCCGGGGAAATATTTCCAGCACGCGCGCAATCGTCCAATAGCCGGGCTTGTGCGCCAGGGCACCCATGCGCAGGTTTTCCATCACTGACAGATTCGGAAAAATGCGGCGGCTGTCCGGCACCAGCGCGATCCCGAGGCGGCTGATGTTCTCGACCGCCTGGCGGGAAATGTCCTGCTGATGGAACAGGCGCCGGCCTTGCTGCAGCGGCAGCAGCCCCATCATGGTTTTCAGCGTGGTGGATTTCCCCGCGCCGTTGCGGCCGACGATGGCAATGATCTCGTCCTGCGCCGCCTTGATGCTCACATCGCTCAGTACGCGTGCAGCGCCGTATTGAACAAAGGCGTTTTCCAGTGCAATCATGGTTATTCATCCTCTCCCAGATAAACCGAGCGCACCGTCGCGTCGGCCCTGACCTGCTCCGGCGTTCCCTGCGCGATGACGCTGCCGTTGCACATGACGACAATCTGCTCCGACAGTGACATGATGACGTCCATGTTATGTTCGATCAGCAGGACGGTGCGGCCGGCCGAAGCGCTCTGGATCAGGCGTGTTGCCGCCTCGATTTCCTGGTGGCCGATGCCGGCGAGCGGCTCATCCAGCAGCAGGATGCGCGGCCCCGGCAGCAAGGTCAGACCGAGCTCCAGCGCGCGCTGCAAGCCGTAAGACATGGCGCCGGCAATGTCATGCCGATGCGCTGCCAGGCCGGTCATTTTCAGCATCGCATCGATGTCGTCGGCAAGCCTGCGGTCGTAGCGCGGCGCGATCCAGAACGGCATGAAGCGCGAATGCTTGATCTGGGCGGCGATGCGCAGGTTCTCGATCACCGTCATTTCAGGATAGATCTTCGTGATCTGAAAGCTGCGGCCGATGCCATGCCGTGCGCGCAGATGCGGCGCCAGCGCAGAAATATCCTCGCCATGGCACATGACCTTGCCCTGATGCTGCAACAGACGGCCGGCCAGCACGTTGAGCAGCGTGGTCTTGCCGGCGCCGTTGGGGCCGATCAGGCCGTACACCCGCCCTGCCTCGAAATCGTAATTGACGTTGTCGATCGCCTTGAGGGCACCAAAGCTGACACTCACGTTAGCGCATTGCAATGCGATATTGCTCATGATTTACCTCCGCGGCGGCGAATCCGGCCTGCGAATGCCTGGATTTCTCCCAACACCCCTTTCGGGAAGTAGAGGGTCACCAGGATGAAGATGATGCCGAGGATGCCGTACCAGTACGGCGTCCAGCCGCTCAGCCATTCCTTCAGGATTTCGAAGATCATGACGCCGGCAACCGGGCCCCACAAGGTGCCGGCGCCGCCCAGAAGGGTCATGATGATGACGTCGCCCGAGGTGCTCCAGTGCAGCATCTGTGGATTCACGTACATCAGCAGCGACCCCAGCAAGGCGCCGGCAAGGCCACTGATGGCGCCGGACACGAGGAAGGTGATCTGCTTGATGCGATGCGTGTCATAGCCAAGCTGCTGGGTGCGAATTTCATTTTGCTGGATGCCCCGGATGACGCGGCCGAACGGCGAGCTGCGGACCATGGCAATGGCCGCCATCACCAGCACGAAAATCGCCGCCACGTACCAGTAGAAATTGAGTGAACTGAAAAAATCGATGCCGAGGATTTCCGGGCGGGCCACACCGGGCAGGCCGTCGGCGCCGCCAGTCCATTCGCGCAGCTTGCTGTCGGCGAGGATGTACAGCAGTTGCGACAATGCGAGCGTCACCAGCGCAAAAAATATGCCGGAGACGCGCAGGGCGAAAAAGCTGAATACCCAGGCACAGAATGCTGCCAGGATGATTGCCGCCAGCACGCCGGCCTCGAACGGCAAACCGAATCTTTGCGTGACGATCGCCAGCGCATAGCCACCGATGCCGAGAAAGCTGGCGTGGCCGAACGACACCATGCCCAAAGAGCCGAACACGAAATCGAAGCCGACGGCGAAAATCGACCAGATCATGACCAGCGTCGCAAGATTCAGATAGAAATCGTCCTGCGTCAGGAACGGCAGCGCGAAAATAACCGGCATCATCAACAGGCCGATCAGTACATCGAAGCGTGACAGATTCATGCGGACCTCACGGGACGGGAAAACAGGCCTTGCGGACGTGTCAGCAACGTCGCGATCAGCATCGCGAACGTCAGGACATCGACCCAACTCGGCATAAAGGTGTAGCCGATCGCGCGCACCATGCCGATCAGCAGAGCGGCCGCGACCACGCCGCGGATATTGCCCAGGCCGCCCAGGATGACGACGATGAAGCAGTCGATGATGGTGTTGGTCCCCATGCCCAGCTCGATCGGGAACAACGGCGCCGCAATGGCGCCGGCCAGTCCGGCCAGGCCGGCGCCGAAGCCGAAGACCGCGGTGCGGATGGTCGATGCCGGCAGGCCGAGCGTCTGCACCATTTCGCTGTCGCTGCTGGCCGCACGCACCAGCATGCCGAAGGTGCTGCGTTCAAGCGCTGCGAACAGTCCGATCGCGGCGGCGGCGCCGAAGCCGATGACAAACAGCCGATAGACCGGGATGGTGCTGCCGAACATATCGACCGAGCCGGACAGCAGCGCCGGCATCGGCGCTTCCTTGTAGCCCAGGCCCCAGAACAGCTTGACCGCTTCGGTCAGCACCAGGATGAAGCCGAAGGTCAGGACCAGCTGGTAAAAATGCGGACGGTTGTATAGCGGACGCAATGCGAATCTTTCCATCGCGATGCCAGCCAGGCCGACGACCACCGTGGCCACGATGACGCCGAGCGCAAATGAGCCGGTGCGATGCGCAATGTCAAAGGATAGGTAGGCGCCAAGCATGTACAAGGCGCCATGGGCGAAGTTGATGACGCCCAGCATGCCGAAGATAAGCGTCAGCCCGGATGCCAGCAGGAATAACAGCATGCCAAGGCTAAGCCCGATAATGATCGTGGACATAGTTGATCTCGGTGAGGTACGGAAGGGCGTGCGACGCCGTCCGGCCGGGATGACCGGTCAGGCGGGATGCGGCGGGCGGCATGGCCCCCGCCGCATCCCGGCGCACGGGTTACTGAGGATTACTGCTTGCAGTCCTCGAAAATTTCCTTCGGAGGATACAACTTGGCGATTTTCATGACGTAGGCAGGTTGCGGCGCCTTGCCGGCAACGACTTCTCCCCACAAGCCATCCTGGCGGGCCTGGTGATCGCATGCGTTCATTTCCTTGCGGCCTTCCAGCGAGTTCTCGCGCACGCTGCCGGCAAATGCCTCAACCCATTTTTCACGATCCCAGGAACCGGTCTTTTCCACCACGTCCAGCCACCACGCCATGCCGTCAAACGCCTCACCTGCCGCGCTCGACGGGAATTCGTTGTATTTCTTGCGGTATGCCTCGACAAACTTCTTGTTCGCCGCATTATCAACCGTAAAGTGGTAACGCACGCCGGAATTGACGCCGACCGAGGTCGGCCCCACGCCTGCCGCCATGGTTTCATCGGCGATCACCGGGCCGAAAATCTTGCGGGTTTTGCCAAGTCCGACCTGGCCAGCCTGTTTCACCATGGTGATCGAGTCCGAACCGGTCATGAACAAGGCAATGCCATCCGCATTGGAGCGGGCGATCTTGTCGGCAATGGAAGAGAAATCACGGTTACCAAGCGGCGGGAAATCGGCGCCGACAATCTCGATGCCGGCCTTTTCCGCTTCCTTGCGATACCATTCCCAGCTGTCGCGGGTGGCCTGGTAATCCGCCGTCACGCCATAGACGCGCTTGAGTTTCTGATCCTTGCTGTAGGCAAGCGCCATGCGCTGTTCCATCCCCAGCGTGTTGGAAGTGCGGAAGGTGTAGCGCGAAGCGCCCGGCAAGGTGATCTTGTCATCGGCCGACATCGTCACCAGATGCGGGATCTTGCGCTGCTTGGCGATATTCATGATCGCGATGCTCGAGGCCGAGCTGACCGCGCCGAAAATCATTTGCGCACCATCCGCAATCAGGCGGGTGGTTTTCTGTACCGCTGGCTGCGGCTTGGTTTCATCGTCTTCCCATGCCACCTGGATCGGCTTGCCCAGCACCTTGCCGCCGCGCTGCTCAATGGCCAGCTCCACCCCTTTGCGCATGTCATCGCCAAAAACACCGTAGGTGCCGGAAAGGGAAACGACGCCGCCGATCTTGAATACTTCCGGGTCGGCGCCAAACGCATTGCCTGAAAAAGCCAGGGCAGTCGCCAGCCCCACTCCTGCCGCCAGACGATAACTCGTTGCTTGAATATGGGATTTCATGTTGTCTCCTGAAATTGCAAATTGATTAGGAATCGCAAGCCACTACTTTGTGATGTTTCACAATATTTTTCTGATATATCAGACATTACATCATGAAATATAAGATCATTGAATGTGAAATGCAACAGCTATTTTTCGCCCGGTTTAAATTGCTGCGGTGCGAGCGGCCGTTTTATTGCGCGCAAGTACGGTGCGAACGCGGCGTCGATCGCCTGCCTACTAGACGAG
This window harbors:
- a CDS encoding branched-chain amino acid ABC transporter permease; this translates as MSTIIIGLSLGMLLFLLASGLTLIFGMLGVINFAHGALYMLGAYLSFDIAHRTGSFALGVIVATVVVGLAGIAMERFALRPLYNRPHFYQLVLTFGFILVLTEAVKLFWGLGYKEAPMPALLSGSVDMFGSTIPVYRLFVIGFGAAAAIGLFAALERSTFGMLVRAASSDSEMVQTLGLPASTIRTAVFGFGAGLAGLAGAIAAPLFPIELGMGTNTIIDCFIVVILGGLGNIRGVVAAALLIGMVRAIGYTFMPSWVDVLTFAMLIATLLTRPQGLFSRPVRSA
- a CDS encoding thiolase family protein, encoding MSTNRTYIVGVGITPFGKQLETSVKDLVREAVGAALTDAGCDAGMLQGAYFATAGQGPIEGQYMVAGQVALAAAGITGIPVVNVENACASSSTALNAAQMFVAAGAGDICLAVGVDKLFSTDKEKSFAVFDGAWDVHQASQQMQALMDLAPGVKPPEDYVEPGKRSVFMDIYASLARLHMQTFGTTQRQIAAVAAKNHVHSTRNPLAQFQYPLTIDEVLAARAVSWPLTLPMCAPIGDGAAAAIICNEAGLKKLQKSRAVRLCASVLRSATDRPADQYERHLCHLAALQAYEIAGVGPADMSLAEVHDATAFAEIQQTEALGFCAFGEGGPMAESGATTLGGKIPINVSGGLLSRGHPVGATGLAQVYEMVTQLRGEAGARQVENARFAIAENGGGFRGVEEASTSIIILGRQ
- a CDS encoding GntR family transcriptional regulator is translated as MNTSGKLFDREAVSQTEKAYVALEEMIVTGELPAGSQWSESVLGERIGIGRTPTRDALQKLAFQRLVHIAPRQGIFISEIDYQGQLHIIQCRREIERLIIPQATLCATEQERAEMSKLIAEFENLKARKDMRKYMRVHFDLTRVLGQASRNSYAAEFYAMLQTLARRFLYFHQDRYPSLAKICDMHIDQLDAIISGSSEAALVAGAARNDYAEERARNILMDLIATSAVTVSINNRKN
- a CDS encoding AMP-binding protein; translation: MNLSHLFQRSVQQYPQRPALARGVNPALTYSELNRRVRSLAYWLRHTLGLHAGDRVMLAMKNCPEYMELMLAGWHAGLCLVPVNSKLHANEIDYMLRDSGARACLSQGELLLSLQPVAAQVDGLQLVDVASEAYRSAMNNPPLEPVSDSDSDLAWLFYTSGTTGRPKGVMLSHANMVCAAMHFYSDVQPVASDDVLVHVAPMSHGSGIYSIPYFIKGALQVVPDSGGLDEAELFRLFRHYDKVSLFAAPTIVQRLVQHAHHHPVSWPGLRAMLVGGAPFYVEDIKSAVQCFGPRIAQMYGQGESPMTISALPAEQLASAVAENDTAMLASVGFVQTAIHVTIVDSDNQPVAAGVTGEVIVRGATVMAGYWNNPDATRQTVVDGALRTGDIGLLDDRGLLHLKDRSKDVIISGGTNIYPREVEEALLTHEAVAEVSVVGAPDPEWGEAVVAFVVCHQGATVSAAELDGLCIQSIARFKRPKRYVFVPEFPKNSTGKVLKRELQKSIAVAE
- a CDS encoding ABC transporter substrate-binding protein, with product MKSHIQATSYRLAAGVGLATALAFSGNAFGADPEVFKIGGVVSLSGTYGVFGDDMRKGVELAIEQRGGKVLGKPIQVAWEDDETKPQPAVQKTTRLIADGAQMIFGAVSSASSIAIMNIAKQRKIPHLVTMSADDKITLPGASRYTFRTSNTLGMEQRMALAYSKDQKLKRVYGVTADYQATRDSWEWYRKEAEKAGIEIVGADFPPLGNRDFSSIADKIARSNADGIALFMTGSDSITMVKQAGQVGLGKTRKIFGPVIADETMAAGVGPTSVGVNSGVRYHFTVDNAANKKFVEAYRKKYNEFPSSAAGEAFDGMAWWLDVVEKTGSWDREKWVEAFAGSVRENSLEGRKEMNACDHQARQDGLWGEVVAGKAPQPAYVMKIAKLYPPKEIFEDCKQ
- the mmsB gene encoding 3-hydroxyisobutyrate dehydrogenase encodes the protein MRVGFIGLGNMGAPMVANLLKAGLAVIVFDINPAAVAAAVAGGAVAAGSAKDVAAQSGLVLTTLPSPRHVKQVYLAEDGILAGAGKDTVLVDCSTIDPQTARELVSAAAANGRQMVDAPISGGTLGAQAGTLTFMVGAEADLFARIEPVLKHMGKNIIHCGGPGSGQVVKICNNLLLAISMTGTSEVMALGARLGVDPKVLASAINTSSGRCFSSDTMNPWPGVSPNAPASHGYAPGGTAEIMLKDINLAVDAAREVKQPVMLGAASQQLYQMLIARGWGEKDLSAIIQLYRDQ
- a CDS encoding branched-chain amino acid ABC transporter permease, whose amino-acid sequence is MNLSRFDVLIGLLMMPVIFALPFLTQDDFYLNLATLVMIWSIFAVGFDFVFGSLGMVSFGHASFLGIGGYALAIVTQRFGLPFEAGVLAAIILAAFCAWVFSFFALRVSGIFFALVTLALSQLLYILADSKLREWTGGADGLPGVARPEILGIDFFSSLNFYWYVAAIFVLVMAAIAMVRSSPFGRVIRGIQQNEIRTQQLGYDTHRIKQITFLVSGAISGLAGALLGSLLMYVNPQMLHWSTSGDVIIMTLLGGAGTLWGPVAGVMIFEILKEWLSGWTPYWYGILGIIFILVTLYFPKGVLGEIQAFAGRIRRRGGKS
- a CDS encoding AEC family transporter is translated as MSIASLLLPDFTLIFLGFILFRATNWGQAFWSGAEKLVYYILFPALLFYSTTRAPLEFASTGKLLQTAMLTLAGGIALGWLAKPLFRPGPMLFESGVQTAFRFNSYIALALASRLAGDQGVGLMALIIGFAVPTANMAAVHALTRKDGGLLREMVKNPLLMSTLCGVLFNLAGLQVPEVLGASLSRLGNASIALGLILVGAGLRLSGLHEAKGMAIWLTAVKLLAMPAIAFVIGRWLELPHLQLQIAVMFAALPTASSAYVLAARMGGNGPFVAFLISAGTVLSALTLPLWLALAD
- a CDS encoding ABC transporter ATP-binding protein, with product MIALENAFVQYGAARVLSDVSIKAAQDEIIAIVGRNGAGKSTTLKTMMGLLPLQQGRRLFHQQDISRQAVENISRLGIALVPDSRRIFPNLSVMENLRMGALAHKPGYWTIARVLEIFPRLQERIGFGGDQLSGGEQQMLSIARALLGNPKILLLDEPTEGLAPLIVNHLIEIFTLVHQQGTGIVLVEQNLKVPMRLAHRQYVLDHGAVAWSGTAAELEAQRETVESIITTGVNHEH
- a CDS encoding ABC transporter ATP-binding protein; this encodes MSNIALQCANVSVSFGALKAIDNVNYDFEAGRVYGLIGPNGAGKTTLLNVLAGRLLQHQGKVMCHGEDISALAPHLRARHGIGRSFQITKIYPEMTVIENLRIAAQIKHSRFMPFWIAPRYDRRLADDIDAMLKMTGLAAHRHDIAGAMSYGLQRALELGLTLLPGPRILLLDEPLAGIGHQEIEAATRLIQSASAGRTVLLIEHNMDVIMSLSEQIVVMCNGSVIAQGTPEQVRADATVRSVYLGEDE